One window of the Canis aureus isolate CA01 chromosome 1, VMU_Caureus_v.1.0, whole genome shotgun sequence genome contains the following:
- the FOXB2 gene encoding forkhead box protein B2 → MPRPGKSSYSDQKPPYSYISLTAMAIQHSAEKMLPLSDIYKFIMERFPYYREHTQRWQNSLRHNLSFNDCFIKIPRRPDQPGKGSFWALHPDCGDMFENGSFLRRRKRFKVLRAEHTHLHAGSTKGAPGAGPGGHLHPHHPHHPHHPHHHHHHHHAAAHHHHHHPPQPAPPPPPPHMVHYFHQQPPPAPQPPPHLSSQPPQPPPQQSQPQPPSHPGKMQEAAAVAAAAAAAAAAAVGSVGRLSQFPPYGLGSAAAAAAAAAASTSGFKHPFAIENIISRDYKGVLQAGGLPLASVMHHLGYPVPGQLGNVVSSVWPHVGVMDSVAAAAAAAAAAGVPVGPEYGAFGVPVKALCHSASQSLPAVPVPIKPTPSLPPVAALPPTLTVSAAAQQQPAPSTVCPAAAASPAASLLEPAAPGAAQSKGSSLPSVLVHS, encoded by the coding sequence atGCCGCGGCCGGGGAAGAGCTCGTACAGCGACCAAAAGCCGCCCTACTCGTACATCTCGCTGACCGCCATGGCCATCCAGCACTCGGCCGAGAAGATGCTGCCGCTGAGCGACATCTACAAGTTCATCATGGAGCGCTTCCCCTACTACCGCGAGCACACGCAGCGTTGGCAGAACAGCCTGCGCCACAACCTCTCCTTCAACGACTGCTTCATCAAGATCCCGCGGCGGCCGGACCAGCCCGGCAAGGGCAGCTTCTGGGCGCTGCATCCCGACTGCGGCGACATGTTCGAGAACGGCAGCTTCCTGCGGCGCCGCAAGCGCTTCAAGGTGCTGCGCGCGGAACACACTCACCTGCACGCGGGAAGCACCAAGGGCGCGCCGGGCGCGGGGCCCGGAGGGCACCTGCACCCGCACCACCCGCACCACCCGCACCAcccgcaccaccaccaccaccaccaccacgcgGCCgcgcaccaccaccaccaccacccgccgcagcccgcgccgcccccgccgccgccgcacaTGGTGCATTATTTCCATCAGcagcctcctcccgccccgcagccgccgccgcacCTCTCGTCGCAGCCCCCGCAGCCGCCGCCCCAGCAGTCGCAGCCGCAGCCGCCGTCCCACCCGGGCAAGATGCAGgaggcggcggcggtggcggcggcggcggcggccgcggcggcggcggcggtgggcAGCGTGGGGCGCCTGTCGCAGTTCCCGCCCTACGGGTTGGGCTcggcggccgccgccgccgccgccgccgcggcgtCCACGTCGGGCTTCAAGCACCCGTTCGCCATCGAGAACATCATCAGCCGAGACTACAAGGGCGTGCTGCAGGCCGGCGGGCTGCCCTTGGCGTCCGTCATGCACCACCTGGGCTACCCCGTGCCCGGCCAGCTTGGCAACGTCGTCAGCTCCGTGTGGCCGCACGTGGGCGTCATGGATTCGgtggccgcggccgccgccgccgccgccgccgcgggggtCCCCGTGGGCCCGGAGTATGGGGCCTTCGGGGTGCCGGTCAAGGCCCTGTGCCACTCGGCAAGCCAGAGCCTGCCTGCCGTGCCGGTGCCCATCAAGCCCACGCCCTCGCTGCCGCCGGTGGCCGCGCTGCCTCCGACGCTCACGGTGTCCGCGGCCGCGCAGCAGCAGCCCGCGCCGTCCACCGTGTGCCCGGCCGCTGCGGCCTCGCCAGCCGCCTCCCTGCTGGAGCCCGCCGCCCCCGGTGCGGCCCAGAGCAAGGGCAGCTCCCTGCCCTCGGTGCTGGTGCACTCCTAG